One genomic region from Apodemus sylvaticus chromosome 1, mApoSyl1.1, whole genome shotgun sequence encodes:
- the LOC127664909 gene encoding cytochrome P450 2B1-like — protein sequence MSVLSLFFAGTETTSTTLCYGFLLMLKYPHVAEKAQKEIDQVIHANRFPTLDDRIKMPCTDAVIHEIQRFSYLAPIGLPHTVTKDTMFRGYLFPKNTEVYPILSSALHDPWYFEQPDTFNPEHFLDANGALKKSEAFLPFSTGETDRFLSQTLEGRHTLWDTNSNRSLFAECTPIALLIHPIHTGNSPMREVLNLRNILVRTTFGKVFKSL from the exons AtgtctgtgctctctctcttctttgctggAACTGAGACTACCAGCACCACGCTCTGCTATGGCTTTCTGCTCATGCTCAAGTACCCCCATGTTGCAG AGAAAGCTCAAAAGGAGATTGATCAGGTTATCCATGCAAACCGGTTCCCAACCCTTGATGACCGCATCAAAATGCCATGCACTGACGCAGTCATCCATGAGATTCAAAGATTTTCATATCTAGCCCCAATTGGTCTGCCACACACAGTCACCAAAGACACAATGTTCCGAGGATACCTGTTCCCCAAG AACACTGAGGTGTACCCCATCCTGAGTTCAGCTCTCCATGACCCATGGTACTTTGAACAACCAGACACCTTCAATCCTGAGCACTTCCTGGATGCCAATGGGGCACTGAAGAAAAGTGAAGCTTTTCTGCCCTTCTCCACAGGTGAGACAGACAGATTCCTTTCCCAGACACTAGAGGGCAGGCACACCCTCTGGGACACAAACAGCAATAGGTCCCTGTTTGCTGAGTGTACCCCAATTGCCTTGCTGATTCACCCCATTCATACTGGTAACAGCCCCATGAGGGAAGTCTTGAACTTAAGGAACATCCTTGTCAGGACGACTTTTGGGAAAGTGTTTAAAAGTCTCTAA